The Amblyomma americanum isolate KBUSLIRL-KWMA chromosome 2, ASM5285725v1, whole genome shotgun sequence genome contains the following window.
CCTCACCGACGGTGGAACGCTCGTGAGACATGGTTAAAAGGAGACCTTGTGTGCCTTGTGACATATAAAAATGAAGATAAATTCAAGAAGAGTGTAtatgtctgcgaagtgatatgcataGAGCACTCCGGAatcgctgaagggacccattaatgctatcaaGTCATACCCTTATAGCGGAGCTCAActttgcaatgaactttctttatGTTGGTGATTTGTTTGCATCGAGTTTCATGTGGCATCCTTACTGAACAGCGAACGACCAAGTGTATTCAATCAAGAAACAATCCGCGCGAACGTTTTGTTCAGGATGCGTTCTTCGAGGGCTTTTCCCGGGATTATTACTGATTCCTTAAAATTAATTTCAGCGATTTGTATCAGAGCGAAGAAGACACAGTAGGCCTCTGCAGGGAAGACTCTACGGGTAATACCTGTACCATTTTCATTTAAATTGGGCCTGCACGAAGCAAAGGACACAACGGAAGTTTTAAAGGCATCTCTAGAAAACTGAAGACACTTGTATTTATACGGAACGGACAATAAATGCTTCCTGACGCTCTCGCGACGTGCAGCCTCACTTTCTTTATATGAAAGCTCCTAGATTGTGGAAAACTGTGCCAATCGGCACAAATTCTTCAAAGAAGCGCAGAACGAGTAAAAAGAgcgcataaacaagaaaacaaaagaaatgtgACTTTTGGTTCTAAGCTTGCTGTTGTCCTTGGTCCGAGTTACTCCTCTTCATGCAGCTCCTCGTATTATCATGGGCTTAAAGCCTGCAGAGCGAATGTTGTGAACGCGTGTGAAAGCAACTCTGGTCTCCGCGACAACTGACACTTTTGAACTGCGCATACGCGCAGATAGCTGTCTTAGTTGCTATGATAAAATTACAGAGGTCAAGGACGATACAATATTCTATTTCCTTAGTGCATCGTAAGATTTGCGTCGACGATTTGTGACGGGGCATCTAAAGGCGCATAGCAAGGGGCAAGACACTTTCATGACGATGGCAACGAAATCGGCTCGAAACAGCGTCGCAAAGCATTTGCTTACCGCACCTTCTATCGGAATAAGCCCTTTCAGCTGCCCACTGGCCGAAGCGATTGTTTTAACGGGATAGCGTTAAAAGCCCCGTTATTCAGAAAATCCAgcttcggcgttgtgagcgaaaaatagggtgacgtagTGTGGCCCAGGTGGCCATCCGCAAGCAACCTAGATTGGTCACCAAGGTCACgagaccttgtggcatcatcccaacctgcccaccggatggtAAGCAAACTGAGCACCACGGGAGGTGactgttaaattaatgactgatcgCAACACGTCGCTAGCGAAAACCAACTCTGGTCCAACGGCAGCGGATTctatcgcaggacagtggcgcatcccttaaccgctgcaccattgcggaaaGGCTGGTGTGAGGACCCCCAGGGACCGCCAGGGGCAGTGTTAAGTTTagaataaccaattccgcatataacTGCATTAACTCGTTAACgttattgcgtcatacccttgaggcggagcttaagcgtgcCCTCCATCTTATTAAAGTTTATGCCCCATTGTTTCTTCGTTTGAATATGTCGACCAtaaaaaataacgatgagtaAAACCTGCACGACGAAGAACTGCATTGGATGAGGCCTATGTACCATGCATGCAAGGAAATAATTTGCGATCTTAAGAGCGTTAAGCGATAACCGCGTGCCTTCAGTAGCCTCTTAGTCAGTATTTATCAACGTAAAAAGATAATTTCAGCCAGAGTGCTCAATGGGCAACCGTATGACAAGCTTATCACGTTGAAGTATAAATGGCGCTCGATAATACGGCAATGAATGCAGGCCCATACATTTCCAAGAGGTAACAACAGCGACACCGCTCTTCGGCCACGTATCATTTATTATAGTTCACACCACTTCCGCCAAACGGAAGTTCTCAACAGCCGGTAAACAGGGTCTCGTGCAGTGGGCGCCTCTGAGCTCAACTTAGTCGGGCTGTCTGTAACGAGAATTGACAGAGAGGGTCAGCACACTCTACTCCCACCCACAGTTAACCCTGAGCGAAAGATGCAATACGGGGCGctgaaaaaaaagcagcacaTAACACATCGAAAaactgagcgcctgctgaagttATTCAGCAGGCCTCGTAGCGAGAATGCTGCAGGTGCTCAGCCAGAGCGCCTGCAGATGTTCTCGAACCTCAGCAGCACACGAACCGATGTTACGTTCTACGCGCGATCAAGCGAAACTCACAAGTAATCAGCAAGCAATAATTCTCAAATGATGCAAAAAAATTCCGAGTCAAATAGGAAACTACTTACCTATTGTTTCTGTCGGAATTGCCACGACTGTcgggaacaaaaataaaattgttaATGGCCAATATCTGAGAGGCCTAGAAAAAGGGACACTAATACAGTATACTGCGTGCACATGCGTTAAGAAATAGAGCTTCGTGAAGATATTTGTGCTGCAAATGTCATTTGTGACAAAAAAGCAACTTGGACAAGCCAGAAAATTGAGACACACAGCGACGCCCCTGCACGATTCCGGTAACTGCTTCCTGAGCAAGTAAATTCTTCACCAGCTATGACTGATTATCGCCTTTAAGTCAACCGAATTTAGCAGGGGAAGGGTGTAAATGAGGCAGGATATCGGGGAATAGATTTGCAAACTCTGTCAACTACGCATTCAAGATATCACACAGAGAAAAAGAACGCGGTTAAGGATTCCGAAGTGCAGCCGATCAGTGTGCCGCAATTTCTTGCTTCTATTATTATTTAGTTTTCGTCTTCCCTTGAGAGACATTTCACTGTTGACAATATATTTAACGCAAGAGTGCACCAAAATGGATTCTCAGAGCATTTGGTAGTCTAGCGCGGGGCAGTAAGATATGCCGGAGCGCATTGTGCTATTGCATGCCTCGCCGTCCTTTTCTATGAAAAAACACCCGAGCTCTACTGCAGTGCGTAGCTGAGCAGAGAGAGTGACTGGCCAAAGCGACACCTGGTGAGCACGAGGGGCTCAAGCAACGGACGTGCGAGCTTTACACTTGGAACCTATCATCTGCGCTGCCTGTGGCACCATTACGCCACATGCTATTCGAAGGCTCAGACATAAGGCTGAGAAAATCTGCAACGCATAGCTCTTTCGCATACTCATGTTCAACGGAATGTACTGATTTCCACTGAGTTAAGCGTTGATTCATATAAGTTATTAGCCTACATATGCCTGACGACTTACATGTAGGGCACCGCCTTTCTACGCAGGAACTCCAAAAAGTTTATTGTGCAAAAGCTTGTTTCCGCTATCGTAGCGTCAAGAACGTCTAGACATTTCCTGTTCGAAGTCTGTGTTGAGTTCTTTGAGTTTTCAGCTTTGTGTGCGCTCAGAAATTCCACCAGTCTTCTCTGGACGCCATTTTTCGATTCCGCCACATCGACTGCACTGCatttctacaagaaaaactaatcATTCTTGCGCATGGTCATAAGGAAACCACCTCGCGTGATGAGAAATATCACTTTAATGTCGATGTCGTTTATCAGAAGCTTTACCGCACGTAACAGGTAGCGAATTTGCCTAGCATCGTATATTGCAGTATGGCTCAAAAGTCAGTGTTGAGAAAAACATTTCCACAAATAGAAAGATGATTCTTAATTGACAAAAAAGAAATAACCGTTCTATCtctaaaaatattttatttttacacaTTTCTGAAGTTTTAGCATATACGGGGCAACAGCGCTTTTGGCTGTAAAGCAGTTGCCCTTGCACGCAGCTCCTATTGCCCTGTGATTCACTTGCGCCCCGTATCGTCTCGCAGCTCGTATATCCTCCGGTTCATGCATCAGACGCCGGCCTGCACTTAGTTCGAGAGAAGTAGAACGAGTTAAGGACAACTCACGATCTTCGGAGAGCAGCCAGAAGAGCATCGCGAAGAGCGAGCATCCGATCAGGAGCAGCAGCGTGCTCATCGTCATCAACACCCACCGCTCGCGGCTTTCGCCGCCTGCTGCCCTGCAAAAAATAAGTCAAAGGAAATTAGGCGCCCACTGCCTTCATCGCCTCCATGATGACCGCGTATTACTTTTCAGCAATTTACGCGACTCCGATGCAGGGTTCCTCAGCGTTCGGACGCTGCGTCCTGTCTATGCTTTCTGTGAATGCGTAGTCGACGTATGCCTTGTTCACGTACTATAGCTCTCAATATTACTTGCAAGCGACCGAAGTGAGCAGACAGACGTTTTCGCTGCATAGTAAATTAATACGCCTCCACAAAAAGCGCCCAACTTGCATATTCATTACGTGTACTTTGATTCTTGCATCGGCGGCTGATTGCCTCAATTTTCAGCACCATAGGGCTCGCAATTGTGCTTTCAATCTGTATGTGTGTAGCTTCTACTACTAACGATTATATGAGAGGTTCAACGTCCTAAACAATGGCGGATGGCTCCCTACGTCAGCTGCACAAAAGGAGCAGCTGTCGTCTAGCCTCAAgccagccagaaaaaaaaaaacggatgttTCATTTCTAAGCGCCCGGAGTCATCTACTTTCCCGACTACGAAGACATGCAATACGACGGCGGATACATCCATGTCAGGAACcgcctgcaaaaggaagctgttcAGGACTTCGAGTCCGTGAGGGCCTGGAATCATGAAGTGTCGCGGCATGTCTGGTTCCAGTAAGCAAAATTTTTCCACACGATTTCCTGCATACCTGTCAGGGCCACGGACAACCTGAGCACACTGAAAACTGCCTGTCTTGAAATGCCGGTCCCTGTGAAAGTCAAAAGGGCCGGCATCAATGCAAGGAGGAATATATTCTTCCTTCATGTGCTGAACCGGAAAATCTTGGCCACCATGACGAATGTGTCGAGCTTATGCAGGATACACGTGCCGTCATTTCTCACTCACGGAAATACGATGAAAAATGGACATTGGTTTTTAggcaaagtaaatggcgcagtgtctgcctaacatctcggcggacacctgaaccgcgccgtgagggaagtgataaaaaacggagtgaaagaagagaggaagaaataggtgccgtagtggagggctccggaaaaatttcgaccagctggggatctttaacgtgcactgacatcgcacagcacacgggcgcctttgcctccatcgaagcgcagcaGCTGTGCGTTCCAACCCGGATTCGGACATAAATGGCGGCGACAACGCAAGTCCAGTGTCTGATTCATTGACAATCAGCGCTTTAGACGGTCTGGGTGTGCCAAACTTCTGTTTGAAGGCATAAGTTAGCGCTGCATGTAAGAGAAGCATTCCGGTGCGCCCATGCGTGCCGCACCTTTCGCAGTGCCGCAAATGTCAGGAGCTATAGCATACGGCACGTCAGCATTGCGTGCACAAGTAGAACATGAGTGCTTTGAGCCGACAACAACGATACACCCGCGTGCATAACAGAGGCGCCGATATGTGCTCACTCCAATGAGCACGGAAAGTGTTCTAAAGGCAATGCCGAAAATTTTATACAGGACAAAAATACCAGAGACACAGCTCCACGCAAACGGATGCCGCAGAAGTGGTCCGCCGCCGCAGATGTTTACGGAACTCACATAGGAAATCGGCGCCTGCAGACGTACAAGCTTCAGTTGCTAAAAATAAAGCTCACTACTCGGCTGTTCAGAAGACACTGGCTGTGAAAAAGCAAACGGAATAACGTATGTACACGAAGGTAACGTGAGCAGGGCACTGGGGTGCGCCAGAAAACGTTACTCAAAGGAAGCTATAGGATCGAAAGCTGGGCGAGCTATTAGGCGTTCATAATTTAAGATTCGTAAAGAACACGGAAAAGGAGGAAACCCGTGTACACAGAACGAAGTGCTTCATCCTGTGTACCCGTTTTCCTTCTTTtcagtgtgtgttttttttttgcgcatattAAGGCATATTTCTCGAAAGGgcgcgggtggggggggggggggggggggggggatatatgCCATGGGCTTTCGTCTGCGCAGCGGACGCATCAGTTTGGAAGAGAACGTGTATTAATTTATTCTTAGTTTGCCTAAAGCTAAAGCATAAACGGGGTACAAACACAATAAGTGCGTCGAAATCTCAGAGCAGCGTAGGGCTTCGCACTAGCTGAGGCACAGCCACCGAATAATGACACGCAGTGGCATATGAAAGAGTTGCTCGGAAGGTAATGAACCGTCCGCGCAGTTTTGGCGTCGCTGTAGAGAACGAGGCCGGGAACACTAACGTATCGCTGGACACGAGCTCTGGACGAGAGTTTAAGCGCGACGAGGATCCGTTCACCAGTGCGGCCAGATTGATGACGAGGACCGGAGTCACTCAATTTTTTCTAGGCCTTCTAGCGTTCTAGGCCTTCGTGTTCGCGTACGCCTGGATGAGAAGCCAGCAGCTTTTTGGAGTTCACTGTGATACCCGAGCCAGCTCTAATCCACACTCCGATATCGGCAGCATAAAGCGCATGGTAAACATGGGGTATACAGGATATACAGCTAAGTCACACAGGTGCTGGCATAGGCAACGCTAGGGTATGTCATAGCACGTAATAAGGCTTCCACTGGCAGGTACAGGGTCCACTACTCACGCGTTTTCTTCCGCTGGCTCCTCCGGCTGCGTCTTACGCTGCctgtaagaaaaaaagaagaaaacatggtgAACAAATTCCAAGTTGCTGCGTAGCTTTCGTAAAACGCTGCCTCAACTAACCCGTTATGCGTGCCTGATTAGTGGAATACGTGTATGGACCTTGTATTTCGAGCCAAAACAAGGCACATTGAAAAAACGTCCCCTAGTCTCAGAATTTCAAACACAGCTGCGCAAATTGACAACAATACCGTTCGTTAAGAGCAGCGTTCGTGACGTCTCAGCATTTTTTGCCGCTCACTCAGTCCTTGCGCGGCACAGTGTCGGACTGACAGACCGTGGGCCAACCTGAAAAATGCACACCACGGGCTCATTCCGCGTACGGTGAGTATTTAGGAAAAGCATGTATTAATGCATCCACTCTGTCCTCTTGTTGTAAATGCAATAACCATGACCCAGCATCAATGTAGCAGTAAAAAATGTTCAGTTAAGCTTATTTTACATCTTCGAAGCAGTTTTGACAGTATAGATTTGAAAATTAAATTCTTTGCTGCCAAAGCTATAAGGCTCTctctttttaacgcgatagcaatAAGGAGCTCCTGTCAccgaaaatctggcgtcggcatCGTCCTTGACCGTGAGAGAAAGATCCATAAAGAATCCCTAGACaaacaacctaggaggcagatgggctacccaggtcacgtgaccttgaggcgtcatcacaacttgcccacagGATTgccagcaaactgcccaccgtggcaggtggcagttaaattaatgattggtagctcgggaagagcaacctcggtcgcacaaggcccaccaacCTGCCATTGCAAGGAagttgcgcatcgcttaaccgctagaTCACTGTGGCAGGAGGGATaagaggactctcagggatctatgaatgtaaagaagagtatgacgaattctgcatatatgggaattcaTTGATTACGCCATCGAGTAATAGCCTTAAGGTGGAGCATAAGTGCCCACTCCAATTTTTTTACGAACAACTTTCAAAATAGGAAGTTATTGCTTCTCAAGGGTTGCCCCTTTACAATATCGAGTTTCTTggcgatatttattttattttcacatgCACCGGAAATGGATACCACAAGATTATTGGCTGGGTTTGAACGCGTTAAGTAGTGATTTCGCAGCAAAACGTGCAAGTGAGCGCATGTGCAGCGATAGTAAAATCAGACACTTGTTGACCACAGGTTAACTGCACGGCTGAATTGCTAGCACTTCAAGGCAGATCGCTAACCAGACAGAATTGGAGAGAGCGCAGCGAAGTCGTCAAAAAGTACATAAAGCAACGGCAAGAACCTAGAGGCTCAGCTCAGCTCAGCTAGACATATTAGCAGCGGCTGCTTTGGGGCTAGTTCTCTCATCGTAGAAGACTTTCCAGTCTGCCTTTCTGTGCTGTGTTTTGTGCTATGAAGTAGCCAGTCTTTAATCTACTAGGTGTTCTTCAACCATTCCAGTTATGAACGCGATACAATCCTGACATGGTTCGCTGCTATTCTGTTAGTTGAGCAGAAGAAGCATCTTCAGGCTTTTCTTTCCCCACCATATGTTTGTTTCGAGCTGCCCTAAGTAGTTAATCTTCGTGGCGCTAGTGGCGTGACAGTTGCCTGACGTCCAAGCTCCGGGCCGATCAATGATCCGGTTTCTGACAGACGATCCCTGGTTAGGAATTGGTCGGATCTAAGAGATTCCAGTCGGCTTCACCCCCCTGTGTACACCCTTTTGGAGTCGCAGCAGAGTCAACGCGCTTGCTTTTGCATTCGAGGACAAGCTTGTCTGAAATAAAGAAGCGGCGACTAAAAAGGACGGTGGCGCAGCGCAGCTACGAGAACACATAAGCCGATATGTAGAGAACCGCGACGCAACACTGCAGACAAGCGTGCCGGGAACAACACAACCAGCATCAGGCAAGTCCGGCGGCGGGGTCTTTGTTAGGCCTGGAGTCGATCCTACTACCCGCTGAACGGGGCGCTTTCTACAATCGTAGAATATCTTTTATTCCTTCTTCTGTTCCTCAATATCACAAAAAATGCTCTCAGAAGCGCAATACCGGAGCATGGCGATTTAATTCAAAGCGAGAAACAAGCACGACCCTGGAGATGACTCAGGTTCTTGCGAGGCCACCGAAGCCGTCGGCAGTTTTTGGCAGTCGCACAGTCATATCAAGTCAGCTTGTCGATGACTGCGCCGTATATTTAAAAAAAGTGTGCACCTCAGAGAAAATAAGCTGCGGACTCTATAAAATGCTAGCAGCGCGAGCGATTCTAACGTACTCGCTGGGGCTGGAGGAGGTGCTGGGACTGTCCTCGTTGGAGTTAATGTGGTACGTGACCACTGTGCCGGCGGCCATATCCGCACTCTCTCCACCGGCCCCTGGTCTCCTCTTTGTGCTGCTTGGGTCTCCTACTCGGGGCGTCCCTGAAAATGTCAAAGGAAAAATTGCATGAATAATATTCACCTGTGCGCAGGTAATGCCTTATTCCTCCAATGCAACGAGCAATATATCAATGCAGATTTTAAAGTGGAACATGACAGGAATGGCTAAATATTTGCGCTTTGAAAGCGACAAAAAGCGATAAATCTCAAAACTTCAGAATAGATAGCAGCGATAGAATTGACCAAGCGAAAATAAATATTGAAAACCAAGAGAGAAATCACGTACTTGAAATCGGaaatattttaaaaataaacCTCTAATTGTCAAAGGAACCCTATAGGCTACGAGGGAAGCCATAGTCTCACGGCTCTGAACTAATTTTGAGCACCCAATGTTCAACAGTTCATTTCTTTGGTTAGCCGCCATGAAAATCACTCCATCCACAATGGCGGCATCGTGCGTGCATTTACATATACCCGGAAACATACACGACCAACCCTGGTAGGGTGAAATCGGGCCCTCCGGAGTCTACACCCCTTCACTGGCAAAAGCCAAGGACAGTACTGTGTCTGAATTAAATCAAGCATTTGGCAAACGTGTATAGATGTTGCTTTATAAGAACATCACAATTGTTTGAACCTCGTCTGAATCGAAGGAGCCAGCGACGCGGAACCACTTAATACATCACGACTTGGTACATCATTATTCAAAGCATAAAACCTCTCTTCTGCATCTTATTAACCATCAGCCTTGCCATTTTCGCCTACCCAACTCCATAAAATCACACAATCTTCATAATGTCTTGAGCATATCTCGCGGAAATCATGCCATCTTGATATGAATTTACATACTTTCATTGCACGTCATTGTGAGCACCACGCCGATTGAACTCCCGCGTTTTTTTTCATACGCAATGGCATATCCGAAGATTCACTCAATAGCTTGAGAGTTACAAAATGTATGAAGTTCGATAAATCAGCGCTCAGAACCGGCAGTGGAATGCGTATGACTCGGCGCAAGATAAAACAGCCGCAGGTGTAGGACGTAAGACTGTGAGCAAACCACTGTGTAGGAACTAAATATTTCATGTAAAAAGGTATTAAAAGCGGCGAAAGTCCTACGCCAACATGAAGGAATCAGAGAATTGGGTACCAAACCCCGCCGAAGGATGCCGCGTGATCTACAAACCACGTAAATGGCAAAGGGACTGCAACGTGTCCTCGTACTAAATAAAAGCCGCTGCAAAAGGAGCCGGCATATCAAGAAGGTACACACGCCCAAATATTTATCTACAGCGCTCTAAACGCGCAGTACAGTACACTGAATGCGCTTGCGTTAAAAGACAGATTAATTTTTCGTAGTGTCACTGCTTTGGAATGCTAAGGTACACGTTAGTAAATAGACTATTCGCGAACGCTCCGTAAAAAATTTGTATTTCAATTTTTCCCCCTTGCACTTTACGTTAATGCTGCAGTAGCCTAACGATGGCTGCGATGTCACAAGTAGGTATGAGGTCACGTGAGGTGTAAAAAACTGCAACATAATCGCAGCTTCATCGTTGTATGTGGGTGCAATTTTTGCGCTACCCTGTTCCAGAAGCCGCAATGAGAGCGAGTGAACAGCAATCATAGTACAGCTTTTATATGCCTCACGCTATTTCAAGGTTActcatgacgtcacaacagcccTTTGATTGCTGAGGCCGAAACCGAAAGCACATCGGAGAAGAAATTCGTTCATAAATTATTTTCTCTGCACAGGCGAACTTCACGTTGTGATCAATGCTTACGAGTGGATTATGCATTGTTATAAATCAGAAAGACAGTACGAAACGTATGGTAAGCCTACCACCTAACCGGAGGAGTTCAAAGTCAAGTGCATGTTATGTCCTTGAGACGTCTTCAGCTGTTGCTACTAGTGTCGGCCTTGTATACGAGCTAAGCAATGCTACGGTGCAATTATCTGCGATGTCATAATCGAGTAAATATTGGCTATAGTCCCACGACTCCAAGACCATATGTTACAGGGCACTACCGTTCACTGAAGGGAACCCGGCAAGAACGAACACGCACATGTGCCTCATTGCCAGAAAGATTTATTAAAAGATAAAGTCGGGATTCAGCAAACCTCGCAACCTCTTTTAGCAAGGGTGAGTGGGTTGAAATCACTGATAATAAACGCACTACATGCGCCTAAACCAGTGGATGACCGCGTAAGTAACATGTTCGAAAGCCCCTACTCATGGCTTGGTGCGACATACAACGGCTCTATCTCCCTACAGCTGACATAACCGCACTTACGGTGAAGCCTTTACGTGGCATAGTCCTCGAGGTCTACTCGGCCTCCTCGGTGGCGCGTACCTAAAAACTTTAATTACTGCAGTTACAACCGAGACCCCCCTTCAATTCAAGGAGGTTTGCGGAATAGACTGGCGAGAGTACCTGTGGCACTGCAGCGAGAGACGTGGATACGGCTGCCTGTTGACCTCGAAGGGAAGACACGGCAAAAAGCGACCGTTCATGGGGGCCACTACGCAACGAATAGCGCGGCACACGCGAACGTGTGCAGCAAAGCCCGAgtagcttcttcttcttccctgGGGGACTAAGCACGCCACCTAGTCGAAATGGCGACTTGAATTTCCATTCCTGAGAATTGGCTTCGGCAAAGAGGTACACATCGCCTCATACCTTAAATCCGGATGTCAACCCCGAGAACTGATTTCTCGCGGTTAGAGTGAGCAGCACGATAACTAAAGCTCAgcgcctccatttttttttcaatgccagccACATACGGGTGACCCGATTGAACAGGCCTTGTGCTATCCTAATTTCCTGATTTTCCGCTCTGCTAGCACTCACGCCTGCTCACTCTCACTCACAAGGGAGAGTACTACGACAGAACACGGAATTTATAGATTTATTGAAAACTCTTTATAAAGCGAAACAAGATTTAAGACGTTGCTTGGTGGATCTCCTAGACATGCAGTCCGTTGGTCGTGGCCGCCACGTTGGCCCTCGCTGCCAGTCCTTGCTGGTGTTCAGGGTGATCGCTCAGCAAAACGGCCTCACATAGCTCCTTGGAGGGGTTGGCAGTTGAGTCTAAATAGTGATTGAACTGGAATCGCCAGATCATGTAGTAAAGATTAGCTACCTCTCCAGAGTGTGGGCGCCCTCAACCCTCAGAGGGGTGATCCTTCGAAGCGCATTCCGCGCACGTTTTGCGACTGCACAAACTCTCAGAGCCGCAGCCAAaactctggcaattgaaacatctgcacGGTTTGGGCATATATGATCTTGCATATAAAGGTATATCTTCAGGTATACTACTTCAATCGGTGTTGGTTGGGGTGGGTTGGTGTTGGATGataggaccaggtgttttgtgtctatttccttgttatacTTCCGCATCTTGATTCGTCGAACATCTACGACATAATGGTCGGTCAGGCCTTTAAGCGTTTCTTTTTCCATGGGGTGTACAAAATCAGTATCCgagattacgcctcggacagtgtttggAGATTGGCGTTAAGTGACGCAGACACGGATGACACCTATGGACACAATGTTTGAGTACTGTACAGTGCCATGcagttcgagcagtaagtcgccactggccattttcgataccCCACAGCCAAGGCATCTGCCAAGCACTTTGATACAAAGAACGGAGATAAGATTCTTGACTGTTTTCCTTCAACTTAAGT
Protein-coding sequences here:
- the LOC144121684 gene encoding uncharacterized protein LOC144121684 isoform X6, which translates into the protein MMKRKARRTTDVVSFECDISQTSSAVSAASEFGRCSYCCCCTSCCLSRYPYRAICASRVGTPTPHPTLKHRQATAAFQPATCLPTCRQFWTRPGLSSGNWRRYQLATFFEGRLQLASVGTPRVGDPSSTKRRPGAGGESADMAAGTVVTYHINSNEDSPSTSSSPSEQRKTQPEEPAEENAAAGGESRERWVLMTMSTLLLLIGCSLFAMLFWLLSEDHSPTKLSSEAPTARDPVYRLLRTSVWRKWCEL
- the LOC144121684 gene encoding uncharacterized protein LOC144121684 isoform X2, which encodes MMKRKARRTTDVVSFECDISQTSSAVSAASEFGRCSYCCCCTSCCLSRYPYRAICASRVGTPTPHPTLKHRQATAAFQPATCLPTCRQFWTRPGLSSGNWRRYQLATFFEGRLQLASVGTPRVGDPSSTKRRPGAGGESADMAAGTVVTYHINSNEDSPSTSSSPSEQRKTQPEEPAEENAAAGGESRERWVLMTMSTLLLLIGCSLFAMLFWLLSEDLVAIPTETIDSPTKLSSEAPTARDPVYRLLRTSVWRKWCEL
- the LOC144121684 gene encoding uncharacterized protein LOC144121684 isoform X4 → MMKRKARRTTDVVSFECDISQTSSAVSAASEFGRRMFLLLLLHQLLFVPLSIPGDLRFEGWYSDTTSYTEASSSNCSLSTGHLPADLPPILDSSWLVVRQLATISAGHLLRTPRVGDPSSTKRRPGAGGESADMAAGTVVTYHINSNEDSPSTSSSPSEQRKTQPEEPAEENAAAGGESRERWVLMTMSTLLLLIGCSLFAMLFWLLSEDLVAIPTETIDSPTKLSSEAPTARDPVYRLLRTSVWRKWCEL
- the LOC144121684 gene encoding uncharacterized protein LOC144121684 isoform X5; the encoded protein is MLFLSNVTYPRRHPPFQQHRNSGGECSYCCCCTSCCLSRYPYRAICASRVGTPTPHPTLKHRQATAAFQPATCLPTCRQFWTRPGLSSGNWRRYQLATFFEGRLQLASVGTPRVGDPSSTKRRPGAGGESADMAAGTVVTYHINSNEDSPSTSSSPSEQRKTQPEEPAEENAAAGGESRERWVLMTMSTLLLLIGCSLFAMLFWLLSEDLVAIPTETIDSPTKLSSEAPTARDPVYRLLRTSVWRKWCEL